One stretch of Pseudoalteromonas shioyasakiensis DNA includes these proteins:
- the fabG gene encoding 3-oxoacyl-ACP reductase FabG: protein MTNLFSLEGKVVLITGASRGIGKAIANTLVAQGAKVAGTATSESGAAKISEYLGDNGKGYALNVTDPESIEATLAAIKADLGDIDVLVNNAGITRDNLLMRMKDGEWDDIIDTNLSSIFRLSKAVLRPMMKKKNGRIINIGSVVGTMGNAGQANYAAAKAGVIGFTKSLAREVASRGITVNVVAPGFIQTDMTDELTEDQKAATLANVPAGRLGQPDEIAAAVCYLASDAAAYVSGETLHVNGAMYMV from the coding sequence ATGACAAATTTATTTTCTCTTGAGGGCAAGGTTGTCCTAATCACTGGTGCAAGCCGTGGTATTGGTAAAGCGATTGCAAACACGCTAGTTGCACAAGGTGCAAAAGTAGCGGGTACAGCAACAAGTGAATCAGGTGCTGCTAAAATCAGTGAATACCTAGGTGACAACGGTAAAGGTTATGCTCTTAACGTTACAGATCCTGAATCGATTGAGGCGACACTTGCTGCGATCAAGGCTGATTTAGGTGATATCGATGTATTAGTTAACAATGCAGGTATCACTCGCGATAACTTATTAATGCGTATGAAAGACGGTGAGTGGGATGACATCATCGACACTAACCTAAGCTCAATTTTCCGTTTATCTAAGGCTGTTTTACGCCCTATGATGAAAAAGAAAAATGGCCGTATCATTAATATCGGTTCTGTAGTGGGCACTATGGGTAATGCGGGGCAAGCTAACTATGCTGCAGCGAAAGCGGGTGTAATTGGTTTTACTAAGTCATTAGCACGCGAAGTTGCATCACGTGGCATCACTGTAAACGTTGTTGCACCTGGTTTTATCCAAACAGATATGACAGATGAGCTGACTGAAGACCAAAAAGCGGCTACGCTTGCAAATGTACCAGCAGGACGTTTAGGTCAACCTGATGAAATTGCTGCTGCGGTATGTTATTTAGCATCTGACGCTGCTGCGTATGTTTCAGGCGAAACATTGCACGTAAATGGCGCGATGTACATGGTCTAA
- the acpP gene encoding acyl carrier protein, which translates to MSDIQERVKKIIIEQLGVKEEEVKHEASFVDDLGADSLDTVELVMALEEEFDTEIPDEEAEKITTVQAAIDYVTAHAE; encoded by the coding sequence ATGAGCGACATCCAAGAACGCGTAAAGAAAATTATCATTGAGCAACTAGGTGTTAAAGAAGAAGAAGTAAAACATGAAGCTTCTTTCGTTGATGACCTAGGTGCTGATTCACTTGACACAGTAGAACTAGTAATGGCTCTTGAAGAAGAATTCGACACTGAGATCCCAGACGAAGAAGCTGAAAAGATCACTACAGTTCAAGCTGCAATCGATTACGTTACAGCTCACGCTGAGTAA
- the fabF gene encoding beta-ketoacyl-ACP synthase II, with translation MAKRRVVVTGLGMLTPLGNDVESTWQGLLNGKSGIQTITHFDTSSFGTKFAGLLNDFDASAYMSPKDAKKMDLFIQYGIAAGVQALQDSGLEITEENATRVGVAVGSGIGGLTLIEENHIKLLNSGPRKLSPFYVPSTIINMISGHLSIMHGLRGPNISIVTACTTGLHNIGHAARMIAYGDADAMVAGGAEKASTPIGMGGFNAARALSTRNDDPQAASRPWDKDRDGFVLADGAGVIVLEEYEHAKARGAKIYAELVGFGMSGDAYHMTSPPEDGAGAALAMENALNDAQVNADQVGYINAHGTSTNAGDKAETSAVKTIFGDAAKDVMVSSSKSMMGHLLGAAGSVESIITILSLVDQKVSPTINLDNPDEGCDLDYVPHTARDAKLDYALCNSFGFGGTNGSLLFKKV, from the coding sequence GTGGCTAAACGTCGAGTCGTCGTAACTGGCTTAGGAATGTTGACACCGCTAGGTAATGATGTTGAATCTACTTGGCAAGGTTTGTTAAACGGTAAAAGTGGTATTCAAACTATCACGCATTTCGATACCTCAAGTTTCGGCACCAAATTCGCAGGTTTGCTGAATGACTTTGATGCATCAGCATACATGTCACCGAAAGATGCAAAGAAAATGGATTTGTTTATCCAATATGGCATTGCAGCGGGTGTACAAGCACTACAAGATTCTGGTCTAGAGATCACTGAAGAAAACGCCACCCGTGTTGGTGTAGCAGTGGGTTCTGGCATCGGTGGTTTAACTTTAATTGAAGAAAACCACATTAAACTATTAAATAGCGGTCCGCGTAAGCTTTCTCCGTTCTATGTGCCTTCGACCATTATCAATATGATCTCTGGTCATTTATCGATTATGCACGGCTTACGTGGTCCAAATATTTCAATCGTTACAGCCTGTACTACAGGTCTACATAACATTGGTCATGCTGCGCGTATGATTGCATACGGCGATGCAGATGCAATGGTAGCCGGTGGTGCTGAAAAAGCATCGACACCAATTGGTATGGGTGGCTTTAATGCAGCACGTGCATTATCAACCCGTAACGATGATCCACAAGCAGCATCACGCCCTTGGGATAAAGACCGTGACGGTTTTGTTCTTGCTGATGGTGCAGGTGTTATCGTACTGGAAGAATATGAGCATGCTAAAGCACGTGGCGCGAAAATCTACGCTGAGCTCGTTGGTTTTGGTATGAGTGGTGATGCATATCACATGACATCTCCACCTGAAGACGGTGCAGGCGCAGCACTGGCGATGGAAAATGCCCTAAACGATGCACAAGTTAATGCAGACCAAGTTGGCTACATTAATGCTCACGGAACATCGACTAATGCAGGCGATAAGGCAGAAACATCGGCCGTTAAAACTATTTTTGGTGATGCGGCGAAAGATGTGATGGTAAGTTCATCGAAATCAATGATGGGTCACTTGTTAGGTGCTGCAGGCTCTGTAGAGTCGATCATTACTATCTTGTCACTTGTTGATCAGAAAGTAAGCCCTACAATCAACCTTGATAACCCAGATGAAGGCTGTGATTTAGACTATGTACCGCACACTGCACGTGACGCTAAATTGGATTACGCTCTATGTAATTCATTTGGTTTTGGTGGTACTAATGGCTCGTTGCTGTTTAAAAAGGTATAA
- the pabC gene encoding aminodeoxychorismate lyase produces the protein MNKLKQTIKITTPDTSISTQDRGLNYGDGFFTTASVVNSVVEHWDLHKARLEECAQRLFFPELDLPAIERRVNHVISETQAGILKVVITRGAGGRGYGLPDTPSIQVLISVMPAVSHYKSWQQQGVSLAVSNVKLAHQPLLAGLKTLNRLEQVLIKRQMNPLECDDVVVLDYDNNVIECSAANIFAIKDGQVMSPKLNRCGITGVYLSALCDKLAIEFKAIQLDELLAMDAVFMCNSLMGVVPVARITDTEFDIERSKALLTAQFAKENV, from the coding sequence ATGAATAAATTAAAACAAACAATAAAAATAACCACACCAGATACCAGTATAAGCACGCAAGATCGTGGCTTAAATTATGGTGACGGCTTTTTTACCACAGCCTCTGTGGTGAATTCTGTCGTTGAGCACTGGGACTTACACAAAGCACGATTAGAAGAATGCGCGCAAAGGCTATTTTTCCCCGAGTTAGATTTACCTGCAATCGAGCGTAGGGTTAACCACGTAATCAGTGAAACGCAAGCGGGTATTTTAAAAGTAGTTATCACCCGAGGTGCAGGTGGGCGTGGTTATGGCTTACCAGATACACCAAGTATCCAAGTGCTGATCAGTGTAATGCCTGCAGTTTCACACTATAAAAGTTGGCAGCAGCAGGGCGTAAGCCTAGCAGTTAGCAACGTTAAACTTGCACATCAACCTTTACTTGCAGGCTTAAAAACATTGAACCGTTTAGAGCAAGTACTTATCAAAAGACAAATGAACCCCCTTGAGTGTGATGACGTTGTTGTACTTGATTATGATAACAATGTGATTGAGTGCTCGGCTGCAAATATTTTTGCCATTAAAGACGGTCAAGTTATGTCACCTAAGTTAAACCGCTGCGGTATCACTGGGGTTTATCTCAGCGCTTTATGTGATAAGTTAGCCATTGAATTTAAAGCAATCCAACTAGATGAGCTTTTAGCTATGGATGCCGTATTTATGTGTAATAGTTTAATGGGCGTGGTTCCCGTTGCACGGATTACTGATACAGAATTTGATATTGAACGCAGTAAAGCGCTATTAACGGCGCAGTTTGCCAAGGAGAATGTGTGA
- the mltG gene encoding endolytic transglycosylase MltG: MIKVIVSVLLLALLCCGIGYQQLQSAMKMPLKVENSTLFKVERGTGFNQLCQAWQAKQWVDSCFKFQVLAKLDPTLTDLKAGLYELDTSAVIDNIRRINQGAQVSFSFTIIEGQPLRDVIANIQKQVHLTHDLDTKNLATQISNTQKNLEGWLFPDTYHYHSGDSASGLLKRAYSKMQQELESAWQNRASDLVLSSPYEALILASIIEKETGLASERPLISAVFTNRLKTNMRLQTDPTVIYGIGADFDGDIKRKDLTTYTPYNTYKIKGLPPTPIAMPSKAALLAAVNPPQSEFIYFVAKGDGSHQFSKTLQEHNRAVKQYQLN; encoded by the coding sequence GTGATAAAAGTCATTGTTAGCGTGCTGTTATTAGCATTGCTATGCTGTGGTATTGGCTATCAACAGCTTCAATCAGCAATGAAAATGCCGTTAAAGGTTGAAAACAGTACTTTATTTAAAGTAGAACGTGGTACTGGGTTCAATCAACTTTGCCAAGCATGGCAAGCAAAACAGTGGGTTGATAGCTGCTTTAAATTTCAGGTGCTCGCTAAATTAGATCCTACGCTTACTGATCTAAAAGCGGGTCTTTATGAACTTGATACAAGCGCTGTGATTGATAATATCCGCCGCATTAATCAAGGTGCACAAGTAAGCTTTAGCTTCACAATTATTGAAGGACAGCCTCTTCGTGACGTCATTGCCAATATCCAAAAGCAAGTGCATTTAACACATGACTTAGATACAAAAAATTTAGCGACGCAGATAAGTAACACGCAAAAAAATTTAGAAGGCTGGTTGTTCCCTGATACCTATCACTACCACAGTGGAGATAGTGCCAGCGGCTTATTAAAACGTGCTTATAGTAAAATGCAGCAGGAACTAGAATCTGCGTGGCAAAATAGAGCATCAGATTTAGTGTTAAGCTCACCTTATGAAGCTCTAATACTTGCTTCTATAATTGAAAAAGAAACCGGTTTAGCCAGTGAACGGCCATTAATTTCTGCAGTTTTTACCAATCGTTTAAAAACAAATATGCGCTTACAAACAGATCCCACTGTTATCTATGGCATTGGTGCTGATTTTGATGGCGATATCAAACGCAAAGATTTAACGACGTATACACCGTATAACACTTATAAAATAAAAGGCTTGCCGCCAACACCGATTGCTATGCCTTCGAAAGCGGCGTTGCTTGCAGCGGTTAATCCACCACAGTCTGAATTTATATATTTTGTTGCGAAAGGGGATGGCAGCCATCAATTTTCGAAAACATTGCAAGAACATAATCGTGCGGTAAAGCAGTACCAATTAAACTAA
- a CDS encoding dTMP kinase, translating to MTAKFIVIEGLEGAGKSTAIAVCQAYLENKQVDFINVREPGGTAMAEELRNIVKQAHQETVTGETELLIMYAARSQLVANVINPALEKGTWVLGDRHDLSSQAYQGGGRGIEQTKLSFLADMVLNGLKPDLTIYLDIDPAVGLARAKGRGELDRIEQEALGFFERTRARYLEIAKTDSSIKTVDANQTMPEVHAAITKVLDNFFAGLS from the coding sequence ATGACAGCAAAATTTATTGTGATTGAAGGCCTTGAAGGGGCCGGAAAATCAACGGCCATTGCCGTATGCCAAGCTTATTTAGAAAACAAGCAAGTCGATTTTATTAATGTGCGTGAGCCTGGCGGTACAGCTATGGCTGAAGAGCTGCGTAATATCGTAAAACAGGCTCACCAAGAAACGGTTACAGGCGAAACAGAGCTGTTAATCATGTATGCAGCACGCTCGCAATTAGTTGCTAATGTTATTAATCCGGCACTTGAAAAGGGCACTTGGGTGTTAGGTGATCGCCATGATCTTTCATCACAAGCATATCAAGGGGGTGGTCGTGGTATTGAACAAACTAAACTCTCTTTTTTAGCTGATATGGTGCTAAATGGTTTAAAGCCTGATTTAACCATTTATTTAGACATTGACCCTGCAGTTGGGCTTGCTCGTGCAAAAGGCCGTGGTGAACTTGATCGTATCGAACAAGAAGCATTAGGCTTTTTTGAGCGCACTCGCGCACGCTACCTTGAAATAGCTAAAACTGATAGCAGTATCAAAACAGTGGATGCAAACCAAACAATGCCTGAAGTGCATGCGGCAATTACAAAGGTGCTTGATAACTTTTTTGCAGGTTTAAGCTAA